Proteins found in one Acanthopagrus latus isolate v.2019 chromosome 3, fAcaLat1.1, whole genome shotgun sequence genomic segment:
- the sox4a gene encoding transcription factor SOX-4a translates to MVQHMSQTESAHAHSPGGDSTDTGEMDLEMDVSPTPESPSSGVRSDLAWCKTPTGHIKRPMNAFMVWSQIERRKIMEQSPDMHNAEISKRLGKRWKLLKDTDKIPFIREAERLRLKHMADYPDYKYRPRKKVKSGSGASKQAERGEKSGERSAKAGVRRSPASKGVSRTHKQGGVKSAPGQDYASPGDHQALFKSRSVSGARQIPEKRGGEARRGHMFGGAGSLESGPPSVGVPASPTLSSSAESSDPLSLYEEQSPAASDSSHTARLRYARASSPTPSASHSSSSVSSSSSDEEFEDERLDLNPSPGFESMSLGGMGFSDAELDRDLDWSFGECGAGSHFDFPDYCTPEVSEMISGDWLESTISNLVFTY, encoded by the coding sequence ATGGTGCAGCACATGAGCCAGACAGAGAGCGCCCACGCTCACTCCCCCGGCGGAGACTCCACGGACACGGGAGAGATGGACTTGGAGATGGACGTGTCTCCGACCCCCGAGTCCCCTTCCTCCGGGGTGCGCAGCGACTTGGCGTGGTGCAAAACTCCGACGGGTCACATCAAAAGACCCATGAACGCCTTCATGGTGTGGTCGCAGATCGAGAGGAGGAAGATTATGGAGCAGTCGCCGGACATGCACAACGCGGAGATCTCCAAGCGGCTGGGGAAGCGCTGGAAGCTGCTGAAAGACACGGACAAGATCCCGTTCATCCGCGAGGCTGAGCGGCTCAGGCTCAAACACATGGCCGACTACCCCGACTACAAGTACCGGCCCAGGAAGAAAGTCAAGTCGGGCAGCGGGGCGAGTAAGCAGGCGGAGCGCGGGGAGAAGAGCGGGGAGCGCAGCGCCAAAGCCGGCGTGAGAAGAAGCCCCGCGTCCAAAGGAGTGAGCAGGACGCACAAACAGGGGGGCGTGAAGAGCGCTCCAGGGCAGGACTACGCGTCTCCCGGCGACCACCAGGCGCTCTTCAAATCCAGGTCAGTGTCTGGAGCCAGACAGATCCCAGAGAAGCGCGGCGGAGAGGCGAGGCGCGGCCACATGTTCGGCGGGGCGGGCAGCCTGGAGAGCGGGCCTCCCTCTGTGGGAGTCCCGGCCAGTCCCACCCTGAGCAGCTCGGCCGAGTCCAGCGACCCGCTGAGCCTGTACGAGGAGCAGAGCCCGGCGGCCAGCGACTCATCACACACCGCGCGCCTCAGGTACGCTCGCGCCTCCTCCCCGACACCGTCGGCCTCTCACTCTTCCTCATCTGtgtcctcctcatcatcagaTGAGGAGTTTGAGGACGAGCGGCTCGACCTGAACCCGAGCCCCGGGTTTGAGAGCATGTCCCTGGGCGGCATGGGCTTCTCCGACGCGGAGCTGGACCGGGACTTGGACTGGAGCTTCGGGGAGTGCGGGGCGGGATCTCACTTCGACTTCCCCGACTACTGCACCCCGGAGGTCAGCGAGATGATCTCAGGAGACTGGCTGGAGTCCACCATCTCCAACCTGGTGTTCAcctactga